The following are from one region of the Oryzias latipes chromosome 12, ASM223467v1 genome:
- the LOC101161495 gene encoding annexin A1: MAMFKKFFNNIIHTKDSDNKKVPEPVKEKPKPKYYGTVTPHPDFDASKDAGVLRSAIQSKGVDEDVIVAVLAKRNNEQRQKIKTVYEASVGKKLEQSLKDVLRSHLEDACLALLMPPANYDAHLLRKATKGLGTDENVLVEILATRSNREIENIKRVFKEEYKTELEEVIKDETSGDFTKALLAMLSAKKDEGEKVDLELAQKDAKILFEASGNSKINVSTFIEILTSRSGPQLKKTFQHYASVSDTSLPKALELQLKGDIEDCLIDIVKCAWNTPAFFAEKLHNSMKGSGTRDNTLIRILVSRSEVDLKKIIEEYKAMFGRRLQEDIQKDTKGDYQQILLGLCGPH, from the exons ATGGCCATGTTCAAAAAATTCTTCAACAACATCATCCACACGAAAGACTCCGACAACAAGAAGGTCCCGGAGCCC GTGAAGGAAAAGCCCAAACCAAAGTATTATGGGACAGTCACGCCTCATCCGGACTTTGATGCCAGCAAAGATGCCGGGGTTCTTCGGAGCGCCATCCAAAGCAAAG GAGTGGATGAAGATGTGATCGTTGCTGTTTTGGCGAAACGAAACAATGAGCAGAGGCAGAAGATCAAAACGGTTTATGAGGCATCTGTGGGGAAG AAGCTGGAACAGAGCCTGAAGGACGTTCTCAGATCACATTTGGAAGATGCGTGTCTGGCTCTGCTCATGCCACCGGCAAATTATGATGCCCATCTGCTCAGGAAAGCCACAAag GGCCTGGGAACAGATGAGAATGTCCTGGTGGAGATTCTAGCAACAAGGTCAAACCGAGAGATTGAGAACATCAAAAGAGTCTTCAAAGAAG AGTACAAGACCGAGCTGGAGGAGGTCATCAAGGATGAGACAAGCGGCGACTTCACCAAGGCCCTCCTTGCCATGTTGAGCGCCAAGAAGGATGAGGGCGAGAAGGTGGACTTGGAGCTGGCCCAGAAGGACGCAAAG ATTCTTTTTGAAGCAAGCGGTAATTCTAAGATCAACGTTTCTACCTTTATTGAAATCCTGACTTCCAGGAGCGGCCCACAGCTCAAAAAAA CGTTCCAGCATTACGCTAGCGTCAGTGACACCTCGCTGCCCAAAGCCCTGGAGCTGCAGCTCAAAGGAGACATCGAAGACTGCCTCATCGACATCG TGAAATGTGCCTGGAACACGCCGGCTTTCTTTGCTGAGAAGCTCCATAACTCCATGAAG GGCAGCGGCACGCGGGATAACACTTTGATCAGGATTCTGGTGAGCCGCTCCGAAGTGGACCTGAAGAAGATCATTGAGGAGTACAAGGCCATGTTTGGCCGACGCCTGCAGGAGGACATACAG AAAGACACTAAAGGAGATTACCAGCAGATCCTGCTGGGATTGTGTGGACCTCACTGA
- the slc30a5 gene encoding zinc transporter 5 has translation MDSEEKYSSNVLSGGKLGMVEVPDSRLTKYIALLVVSKVLKALGVFESYDILKFVHIVQFIFILKLGSAVILLVFQKPFSSGKIISKRQWIKLLKHAVFSCVVSLLGFFGLTLCGPLRTLLLFEHADVVVVALLSVLFTNSGGGPSKTRGAALFIIAVICLLLFDNDDLMSKMGDHPEGHHDSALTHFLYTAISFLGVADHKGGVVLLVVSLFLKVGFHTAARKLSVEIGGSKRLYALDSLVSAVVLLPWVIFLSVTTESKVESWATLVFPFGMVIFSVMILEFYVEAVCSAKMEAPRCARYGTFALFSSGLLLANFWTHPLTDQIRSMSIPPKLVSTEHVLSGGVMVSAVFFLMSSSILAAPSKMGQKGTLVGYSPEGTPLYNFMGDALQHTSQSLPRFIKDSLKQILEEYDSRQIFYFLCLNLAFTFVELFYGVWTNSLGLISDGFHMLFDCSALVLGLFAALMTRWKATRIFSYGFGRVEILSGFINGLFLMVIAFFVFMESVTRLLDPPNINTDMLTPVSVGGLLVNLVGICAFSHAHSHGGKSCQSHDHGHSHGEHGHSHGGHGHSHAHGGHGHAHGSLTGGMNANMRGVFLHVLADTLGSVGVIISTLLIRQFGWLIADPICSLFIATLIFLSVIPLLKEACEVLLLRTPPEHEKVLNGALEKIDKLEGVLSHRDAHFWRHSANMVAGTIHLQVMSDVVEQRITQQVTALLKDAGVNNLSVQVEKEAYFQHMSGLSSGFHEVLAMTQQMESMKYPSDGTCIM, from the exons ATGGACTCGGAGGAGAAGTACAGCAGCAATGTCCTGTCCGGGGGGAAGCTGGGCATGGTGGAGGTGCCGGACTCCAG GCTGACGAAGTACATCGCTCTGCTGGTCGTCTCCAAGGTGCTCAAAGCTTTAGGAGTCTTTGAATCCTACGACATCTTAAAGTTTGTCCACATAGTTCAGTTCATCTTCATCTTAAAGTTGGG gagtgctgttattttgcttgtctttcaaaagcctttttcatcCGGAAAAATCATCTCCAAAAGACAG TGGATAAAGCTGCTGAAGCACGCCGTTTTCAGCTGCGTGGTTTCCCTCCTGGGCTTCTTCGGCCTGACTCTCTGTGGTCCTCTGAG GactctgctgctgtttgaacATGCTGACGTGGTGGTGGTCGCGCTCCTCAGTGTCCTGTTTACCAACTCCGGAGGAGGACCGTCCAAA ACCAGAGGAGCTGCTCTGTTCATCATCGCCGTgatctgcctcctcctcttcgACAACGACGACCTCATGTCCAAAATGGGAGATCACC CTGAAGGACATCACGACAGCGCTCTCACTCATTTTCTCTACACGGCCATCTCTTTTTTGGGCGTTGCAGATCATAAA GGTGGAGTCGTGCTTCTGGTGGTGTCTCTGTTCCTGAAGGTTGGCTTCCACACGGCTGCCAGGAAGTTGTCAGTGGAGATCGGAGGCTCCAAGCGTCTCTACGCCCTGGACAGCTTAGTTTCTGCCGTGGTGCTGCTCCCCTGGGTGATATTCCTGTCTGTAACCACAGAA AGTAAAGTGGAGTCGTGGGCGACGCTGGTCTTTCCGTTCGGGATGGTCATTTTCTCCGTCATGATCCTGGAGTTTTACGTGGAGGCCGTCTGCAGCGCAAAGATGGAGGCTCCCAGGTGTGCTCGCTACGGCACCTTCGCCCTCTTCTCCAGCGGACTGCTGCTGGCCAACTTCTGGACCCACCCCCTCACGGATCAGATCCGATCTATGAGCATCCCCCCCAAGCTCGTCAGCACTGAGCACGTGCTGTCCGGTGGCGTGATGGTCAGCGCCGTCTTCTTCCTTATGT CCTCCAGCATTCTAGCAGCTCCCTCAAAGATGGGGCAAAAAGGCACCTTGGTGGGGTACTCCCCTGAGGGAACGCCCCTGTATAACTTCATGGGGGACGCGCTGCAGCACACGTCCCAGTCGCTGCCGCGCTTCATCAAAGATTCGCTCAAGCAGATCCTGGAGGAGTACGACTCCAGACAGATCTTCTATTTCCTGTGCCTGAATCTG GCCTTCACCTTCGTGGAGCTGTTTTATGGCGTTTGGACCAACAGTCTGGGACTCATCTCTGACGGTTTCCACATGCTGTTTGACTGCTCCGCTCTGGTCCTGGGCCTGTTCGCTGCCCTCATGACCCGCTGGAAAGCCACCAGGATCTTCTCCTATGG GTTTGGTCGAGTGGAAATTCTCTCTGGGTTCATCAACGGCCTGTTCCTGATGGTCATCGCCTTTTTCGTGTTCATGGAGTCCGTCACGCGTTTGTTGGATCCTCCGAACATCAACACAGACATGCTGACG CCCGTGTCTGTCGGAGGCCTGCTGGTCAACCTGGTGGGGATCTGCGCTTTCAGTCACGCCCACTCCCACGGCGGTAAAAGCTGCCAATCACACGACCACGGCCACTCCCACGGAGAGCACGGACACTCCCATGGCGGACATGGACACAGCCACGCCCATGGCGGACACGGGCACGCCCACGGCTCTCTGACCGGAGGCATGAACGCCAACATGAGAG GCGTCTTCCTCCACGTGCTGGCCGACACCCTGGGCAGCGTGGGCGTCATCATCTCCACCCTCCTCATCCGCCAGTTTGGGTGGTTGATAGCTGACCCCATATGCTCGCTCTTCATCGCCACTCTCATCTTCCTCAGCGTCATTCCCCTCCTGAAGGAAGCCTGTGAGGTTCTTCTTCTACGAACTCCTCCCGAGCATGAGAAGGTGCTCAATGGCGCTTTGGAAAAG ATCGATAAGCTTGAAGGAGTTTTGTCGCACAGAGACGCTCACTTCTGGAGACATTCTGCAAACATGGTGGCCGGCACCATCCACCTCCAGGTCATGTCAGACGTGGTGGAGCAGAGGATCACTCAGCAG GTGACGGCCCTCCTGAAAGACGCGGGGGTGAACAATCTGTCGGTGCAGGTGGAGAAGGAAGCCTACTTCCAGCACATGTCAGGACTCAGCTCCGGGTTCCACGAAGTCCTGGCGATGACTCAGCAGATGGAGTCCATGAAATACCCGAGTGACGGCACGTGCATCATGTAG